The Schistocerca americana isolate TAMUIC-IGC-003095 chromosome 8, iqSchAmer2.1, whole genome shotgun sequence genome contains the following window.
CTTGCCTGTACCTtgtcagctagcagtgtggatctGCTCAGCATGATTAAGTGTTCAAGAAACTTTATATCTGAGGCACAGAATAGCCACTTCAAGGGGTTAATAATGATGGCAGCCTCATGCATGTACTAAAAGATGGTTGTCAGGTGGTGATGGTGGAGCTCAGGTGCCTTTGAGAAGACAAAGATGTCCTCAAGACACTCAAAACAACATGGTAAACCTCACAAGATACTATCCAGGAAATGCTACCAGGTCTGGGCAGCATTCTGAATTCCAAATATTATGTATATGCTCTTGAAGAGCCAAAATGACGTGATGATTGCTGCTTCTTTTGGAATCTGCATAAACGCCTTCGCACAGTCGATTTTACTGAAAATTACTGACCCCACCAGCATATGATTAAAATCTTAAAGGTGTGGTGTGGGACATTGGTCCAGCACCTGTTTGTGAATTCAAACTGTGACAGTCTCAACATGGGCACCACGAATTATCATTTTTGGGGCCTAAGTGGATGGCAGATGACCATTGTCTGCTTGATGGTTGGACAATGCCCTGTCGCACCAAGGTCTAAACTCAGCCTTTGACAGTGAGCCTGCTTGGCATGAGTCAGTGTGGACGGCATGAAGTTGGAGAACCAGACGTAGTTATGGTGTTGTGGACCACTGAATGTTTCACATCCCTAGTAACACTAGGTGGGCGAGTGAACTCCGGAAAATTGGCACGGATGTTGATATATGGTCTGGGGTAGTTAACTTGTTTTACACTAAAAAAAGCAGCCAACTGTTGCTATTCTGCAATATTCAAACTTGCATTTATTAGTTGGGCATTTGCAATAATGGCAAGCAGTTTGTAGTGTCCAAGGAAATCCACACCCAGGATTAGCTCACTGAAGTCAATCACAGGAAAGATCCATATGAATGTGTGGCATGGTCTGAGATCCAAATTTTTTTGGTGTATACCATATTTTGATTGCTGAATTTTTTGCAGCCTTGAGATATAACACCTTGGGGGTCCTGCGGCCCCTCAGCATGGCTTGTGGTAATATTGACAGGTCATAACCTGTGTTTACAAAGTATGTGACATCACCGACCCATTCTGCCATGAGGAGTTGCTTTGATATAGCACTGCAATCGGGTGCACCTAAGTCTGGTTGTAGCTGGCATTTGGGTGCAAACAGGGTGGCTGGCACTTTGTCACGTCATTTCCGAAGTGGATGTCATACCAGCAAAAGTCATTTGGCAGATGATCCGACATCTACAGTGTGCCGCTAGAATGGCTAGTACTGCATTGCCTATTCCACGGGCCAGTTCAACAGTGGCTGGATTGGTTGCCACTACAGTGTCTGCTCCCCTTTGTTTGCAAGTGTGCCAACTGACTGACCTGTGAACTGAGAGCTGTCACCTGTGCAGCCAAGTTCTGGACTAGCTGGTACAGGTCAGCATCTGAGGCAGTGGGTGCAGGAGGCACACCACCATGGAGGTGGGGGAACAGTGTCATAAGCAGCCCAGCTGTGACACAGGACACCATTCTCAACAGGCCAGGTCAGcaacagtgtccagctgcatgttgGTCTGTATGGCTATCACTGCTTGCACCTGTGCTTGGAGGTGGCACACTCAGAAAGTGCCCAACAGAATGTTTGGGACCATGCCGAATTGGGCTAGGCTCCGCAGACGGCACTGAAATTGAGATGTCCTCCTACTGCTGCATTCCTGTTGGAGCAGCAACTGATGCACTTGTTGCTCTTGCAACAGCAAAACCTGATGGATCAGCTCCTGCTTTAACTGTTTATACAAGTATGAAGACTGCATCAGCAGGGCAGTAACAGTAGGCAGCAACAGTAGGAAGTGTCACGCAGAAATTTTCCTGAACTGTCTCTAGCTGCACAGTATCCATGCATGCACGGCATACCTGTAACTTGCGCTCAAGCCTCTGGTTGAATGCTAGCACTTCTTCTACAGTCTTTTGCAGTTCCTCAAAAGTTGCCAACTTGGCTTATAATCAAGTCCTCACATAAGGGAAAAACACACAATAAAAATAACTCAACACTAAAAGTCACTAATTAAAAAGTAAATACTCAAAGTTCAAATGTTTTTCACGCACATCTACAGGCTAGCACAGAAGTGTTCATTTGCTAAAGTTACTGTTTGCTCATGAAGACACCGGCACTGTGCCACTCACAGTTCCATGTCGCACAAGGCGATGAGAGTTTGTCACCATGTGTTCAGCCTGCTGATCACGTCAGGGTCACCAGGGAAGTGGGAATGAGTAGGATTGCCACTTACAAGTTAATGGTGTAGTGGGCCAGTTTTAGGGCTGCACCCATGCACTATGGTCAGGGCATAGGAATTGGTGGTGGTAACTGACAGAAAACATGTCCGCACAATGATATATTTATTGTAGCAAGGAAACACACAACCAATTAACAATAATTTCTAATGCCAAAAGTCTGTGCTCTCACAATTGTGGGGTTGCTGTAACCAGTGTTGCACAATAGATGTGCTCAAATACTGTTCCCAGAGGGTGTGCACTCCTCAGTGATTGAGCATGTGGTCCAATCACATAACTGCAGGAAAGATTACGGACATTTGAGCAGATGGAACCTACAACTGTCTTCCAATCCATGGGGCACTGTGTACTTCGTGGTCATGATGTAATGAGATGGACATATCAAAAGCACTGTCTAAATAATCCCATCACTTTAAGCTAGAACCATGTGGCCTGTGGCAAGCAACAGACACATTGATTTGTTGCTCAGTTTGCACTGGTCTCTGCTGTCTTGTGCATGCCAATGTGTGTAGCACCAGTGCCAAGACTTTGCCTAAAAGTAAATCTGTGCATACCACTATCTTATGCTGGCTGTAAGTATGGCTCACACATGTCTGGGTGTGGCTGCCACAAGACCTTCAGAATACTGTACAAGGGAGTGCTCATTATAGCCATTGGGCCATTCATGACTGGCTAGACAGTATAGGAGAGACTCTTAGCCTCAAGAGGATGGCTGCTATTGAAGAGTACGTACTGTTGATGGTTGCATGCCTTGATATGGGTGGTGCTTTTTAGGAAGCCATTAGAGAGATGAAGAACAGTGTCCAGGAAGGTGGTCCATTTAGTTAAAGAATACCATGTGAAATGAATGTCTGTATTGAGGCTGTAGAAGAATGAGAACAAAGTGCCTTGGCTGTGGAACTAGTCTGTGAAGATATAATCAATGAACAAAAAACAGACAAGGATTTAAGAACACTAGATGGCTAGAAAGATTTCCTCTAGATGGACCATGCACCAGGTAGTATATGAGGATGCCCCGGTTATGCCAATGGCCATGTGAGTATTTGTTTTTATACCTTCCCCTCCAAGGAAAAGTAGTTCTGCATAAGCAAATGCTTGGTTAGGCACGTACAGAAGGAGTTGGTGTGTTTGGAGTCAGCAGGACACTGGGCAGTAGTGCTAAATAGTGGCAAGGTCACGGGTAAATGGGATGGTGGTTTTTAGGGAGAGGGCATCACCACTGGCTTTCAGGGATTTTGGTTGTAGAGTGGTGTAAAGATGTGTGGATTGTGTTCCTAGTATAGGAAGTTAGATTGACATGGGAAGTTAGGTTATTAGAGCATCGGATTGGGGATGTTGACCAATAATAGGCAAGAGTCTTTCTGTGGAGCACAGTAACAAGCTGCAATGGGGAATCCAGTGTCATTAGGTTCATAGATTTTGAGACTAGTCTAGAAATTGGATATGTGTGTGGATAGTTGGGGTGGAAAGGGAAATAGAGATGGATTCTGGGGCAGAGGTTCTGGAATAGACTAGAGTTTGAGCAGGTATTTGATATTATGCTGGGCTACTGGGATGAGATCACTTTGGCAGGCCTTGTAGATGGAACAGTCAGACTGTTAGTGGATATCTTCTGCCAGTTAATTACTATGGATAATTGTAACAGTGGTATGGTATGTAGGAAGGATTATCAGATCAGTGTTCATTTTAATGTTGTTGGTAGCTACTCTCTCCACCACAGAAAGGATTGTGTTCTTTGTAAGGGACTAATCAAAGGAAGTTGGCATCAGATTTGAAATAAGGAACTTGTGGGATGTAACTAAATATACTGCTGAGTATGAATGGGATGAGTCACAGTTGGGTAAAGGGCATGACTGAAAATGGCAATGTTCAGTGTTATCTTTCAGTCCATCTCCAGTATCATTGGTTCTATCTTCCCCCTCTCCCTTCCAACCTACTCTGCCCCTTCATCGCAAGCTACATGCTACTTCCACTGGTCCTGGTAAGCCAGACTCATTGATGCCATATTCTTGTCCCATTCCCTTGCTGCTTCTCTCCCCTAGCATTCATCCTGCATTTTGGAAACTGGTAAAACTTGTAGGTGGAATAATCCGACAGTTAGTAGATATATTCTGTCAGTTATTACTTCGCTCCACTGCTCTCTTCACCTCACCACATCCTTGCTTGCTTCTCTTACCCATTCTATATTTTGTGTTTATGtgtatgggaggggaggggggggggggcatgcacaTGCTTTTGCCTCCATGCATCCCCTATATCTGAGCCACATATTTTGTTATTTGGTCAGTCCATTTGTCCTTCACGATGGATAAGCAGCACATTGACCTTCAGCTTCCACACTATCAGACCAGGCTATTTCAACTTGAGTGCCCACCTGCAAGAATACAAATTTAACAGCCGACGTGCAGGCAGTCGGACCATAACACATGCGACCCTTCTACCCATCTGCACTGGTCAAGTACATGCAGGCAGGGGTCACTAAGAGATTCATATGTGTAATTGGGCTGCTTAGTGGGTAGCCAGTAGGTGAACATGAAATGAAGGATGCTCAGGAATGCTCACACCGTATAGCATACCATTGGGACAGCctgctcatctatgagttcatatTTCCCACATTTCTCTGCCATCACTTTTTGGAAGGTTACCTAAGTATGCTTTATGTTATTACTTAAAAATATCTCCcacatttctttatattttttcataGCATGGCACAGCAACTGTGATTGTCAGTAATAGTCACAACCACTGCAAATTCATCCAGCTGCTATCAGTTTTGATCCTATGTTCTCCTACATTTACatcatacttcacaagccacctattgctgtgtggtggagggtacgtaTTGTACCActacctttcttgttccactcgcaaatggattgTGGGAAGAACGGTTGTCGGTAAACCTCAATGTAACTCTAATGTCTTAAATTTTCTGACTGTGGTCATTCCACGtgacatatgtgggaggaagtaatttgTTGTCTGACACTTCCCAGAACATATTCTCTCGGAATTTCAAAAGTAAACCACTCTgtaatgcacaatgcctctcttgtaacactTACCACTGGAGGTCATTAAGCATCTCTACAAGACCTCACACCAACTAAACAACCCACGACATGCACTGTTCtttgttagatcttctctatctcttctactagTACTACCTGGGTTTTGCAAGAtttctgtttccagaatccatattgatttttgtGGAAGAGATTTTTTCTTCCCCAATAAAGTCATAATATATTAGCATGAAATGTATTTCACAATTCTTCAACAGACTGGTGTTGGTGACATAGTCCTATAAtcatgtgcatctgtcctacaacccttcttgaaaatgggaatgacctttGCTTCAGACAGCTGCATGTATATATAATACATTCAACAGTCTCAGTTTAGCCTATGAAGACAATTGACTGGGCAATTTATAGTTATCTGGAGGTTATTATAGTGCCACTTCTGATATTTATTTTATGAATTTAACAAAATTGCAACTCTGAATAAAGTTTTAATGCTGTGAAAAAATACAGGAAACAGTTAAAAGTCTTATCCAATAGGAAAAATGATGGCCATATGAGAAACTCttgaaacaaaattattgggcATCATCCGGAACTAATTACAGTAATGctacatttgcatttacatttcttTATTCAATATGAAAATGACACTTCTCTACCAGCTAAACTAAAATTCTTCTTTCTGTAGAAGGTACCTGGAGCACTATTTTTTGGTTAATCTCAGATgttgaagaaaaattttttttcctctaaAAGTTCCCCTTTCTATTGTGGGAGCAGGCAGGCTTTTTGTAAGATGATGAACATAAActattcctaatacttaaattaaaTACTGATCAACAGTTGGACCCAACAGATTTAGGCTTCAGGGACCTCACAATGTCCCTGAAGTCTATGTCTGATAGGTCCAACTGCTGCATCAAACTGTCTCCAACAATGTCCAATGTGCAGTGAGAACATCACCCCCTTTTACGATCATTGTCACACTTTACGGGTTGGAGTGTTGGCGAACGACAACGAAGCATGAGTAGGCTCTCCAAGTGATAGAAATGTGTATGCTACAATAGTCCCGTGGGCTTACCCAATTTGACCATGCAACAAACATTGAAGCTCAACAGCAATGTGGAGTTACACCCATCTCAGACAAACTGGGGGAAAGAAGATTAAGATGGTACGGTCACATCATGCACAGTAAAGTGGACTTGATGGCAAGAACAGCTATGCACATGGACAAAATGGCTCCTGACCTCGTGGCATGCCCAAAATGTGATGGATGGACCGTATCAAGTAGGATCTGGAATTCATTAATGCCATCTATGAAGATGCCCTTGACAGACCCAAACAACAACCAGACTCTGCTAGCTTGGTATAAACactacgaagaagaagaagaagaagaagattgatcaacaaataataaataagtTTCACATGTTACTAATGATAAGCAGTCTTCTCAgtgagtaaatttaaaataaaaaaaggaactgaTAAGGCTTGTAACTGTTTACTTAGGACTTCAGTAATTATTTTAAATGGTCTTCATTTCCCAAGGGGAATAACTTGAAAATTAATTGGCCTTGATGTCTTGGATATCCAGTAAAACACATTAGATTATTTGTGGAGATCTATATTGCTTAGGTATAATATGCTTTTTGTATTGAGATTTTCAGAAAATTGAAAGTGCTATCCTTATTTTTTTAGGGTTTCTTTGCTTTTCATGTTTGCCCAGTATACGCAGCCAGACAAgaaaaggtgaagcacccagaagaagggaaagagaagaaatgaaatttCATGGCCTGAGAAGATATGCAATATATTTTCAGTAATTAGAACATCGAGCCAAATTTACAATCTGGGTCCACTTATCAGTATAACACTGCACCCCCTCCGACCCACATGCTTGAGCTGATCTGCTTTGAAacagtgtcataaagccattgtatcccaTTCTGAGATAAGctggcccacagctattgtaactggtcatTGATAATCTGGATACCAGCACTGGTGTGGGtttgacatccgagctggtcctACACaatctggccacaggagtacctcaacactgtgcagacagttcatagagagacTTGCCATATGTGCAAGAGCATTGTCTTGTTCAAAGATGGCACCACAATACGCCATACTCCGTGATGAAGGTGACCCAGAGTAGCTCAGGACCACGAAATTTTGTACGAAGCAATTCAttcgcagtccatgcttcccagtcacaccAATCCAAATGCAGTTgtttatgttgtggtgttaatggtagcCTACAGATTGGATGGTAATTCCCCAGTCCAGCTGCTCCAGTCTCctaccaatggtgcaggatgacacagagtggcagacacagatgtgaaggggttacagtgTCTTGGTGCACAATACCATGATCCTAACTTGAAGGTAGTCAGATATGACTGACTGGAAGCTTGATGACCAGTATGCCTGCTCTCAGATTCTAATGCAGTCCGATATCGGACCACTGTAAcatctaaatgctccacaaatctgttATTGCACAATTTGACCTGTCAGgtcaatggagacccacaatgaggctcctttcaaactctttcaggtgctgataaagctgtctcacaaGTATGCAGAATCTCCATTTCATTAAGTGTGACTACTCAATGTCTAATGCTTAACACCCCCCTTATATATCCTACAAGGCTTGGCAACAATACTAGATATGAACAACACCAACTCATTCTGGTTGTCATTCTGCCTGTCACAAACAATTGCAAGTCTAATAATTTACATACCTGCTGATTGTaggtacaaataaaaaattacatcgaACCCAGCCATGTCTTCTGGATGTTTCACATATTTTCTTGAGCAGTGCATATGTCACGTAGtgcattttgtctgatgtttttATATCAAATATCGTGCGTATTGTATACATCAAGAATAAACATTGTTGTTCCGAGAAGTTTCTCCTCAGGTGTTATCGTATCAGATATATGTATACTACATTTGTCAGTTCCATTGATTAACTATTGAATGTTCTTTGTTGGTTCCCACATTGTGgcaaacatggggggggggggggggggggggggaagacaaaaATAATGTTTGATAGTGTTTTTTGTAATACGTATTACACATACTTTTGAAGGTCTTAATTTTATGGATTGATGCTTGTAATTTGCCACTGTTGCCCGGTTTATTACTTCAAGCTGAGAGCTAATGGTTTGATTTTTCAACCATATACTTTTAGAAATGTTCTTCTCTTGTAGTTGTCTTTGAATATTGCTGAAGTGAAAGAGTGCGTTTAGCTTCCTTCCTCTCTAATCTTGACATTTCACCTATGAAGCAATGTTCTGCATAACAAGAACATCAGTGGCTCCACAAATCTGTAATAGAGACTTCTTTAGTACTGCATCTAGTCCTAAATTAATGGATAACTTAAGTATTTAAAACCACTCTGGTACAGCATGCAAGTTAATTGTGTCATGTCTGACAGTCAGTATCATATTCATCCTATTATGGACTCTACTACAGCCACTGACTGTTACTGCTCCCCATTAAAACTGCACCCGAAAAGACAACAAAcagcaaaattttacaaattgtccaTATATTATATACCTTTACTGGTAGTGAgaatgcaacatgttatcttgggtggagacTTATTGGCAGACTTCACGGCactcacatttttgtaattttttaaatacattgatggaaaaaaaattggagtgccATAAATAGTTACTGTAGACTAattaaattttgggaatacatttgtatcAATaatatatttaagttattaacattgatagatcacaggttaatgtaagcacaggtaagccattgcaaatgtgaactgctggtacattaataacttgtGTACCCACTAGAATGTTCAACGcaagcatgcaaatatgcatgcattgttttgaacaggtgccggatgtcagcttgtgggatggagttccacacctgttgcacttAGTTAATTAGTATAGGGATGGCTAATGCTGCTTATGGCTGACACTAGAGTTGTCTTCTGATGATATCCAGTATGTACTCAtatggagacagatatggtgaggccaaggcaacatgtcaacactttgcagagcatgttggatgcaacagcagtatgtggacgagcattacctgtctgaaaacatcctctggaatgctgttcatgaatggcagcacaacaggctgaATCACCAGGTTGATGTACAGGGTGTATGGGGTaactatgagagtgctcctgctgtgataTGAAGCTGCACCCCAGACAATAACTTCAGCGtgtgtccagtgtgtccagcacacaggCAAACTGGTTGCAGACCTTCAACTGGCCTCCCCCTAATTAACacaggccatcactggcaccaaggcagaaccagctttcatcacaaatcaaaacagatgtccagtctgccctccaatgagctcttgcttgatacTACTGAAGTTGCAAACGGCTGTGGTTTGGTGTAAGTGAAATGCATGTTATAGGGTGTCATCTCATAGGTGTGCTTGAAGTACCCAATTTGTAACAGCTTGTTCTGTAACTACGGTGCTAatggctgctcaaattgctactgcagatgcagtgtgatgtGCCACAGCCATATGTTGAACACTCTGGTCTTCCCTCTCAGGAGTGCCATGTGGCTGTCCAAAGCCCAACCTTCTTGCAACCATACATTttcatgaccactgctgccagccatcatgtacagtggctacattcctgtcaagtctttctgcaatatcacagaaggaacaaccaacttcttgtagccctattacatgagctcattcaaactcagtgtggTGTTGATAACAGCATCAtagttgccttaaaggcattcttgactaacatgaactcaccacatccagtctcaaaggtaactaatgctcttaaccattacaccatgtatttaaagcaaatgtgatttgcattctcataattGTGCAACTCATGCCACTTTTATGCAACCGGCATGAAATTTGgacagatatcatctttcagatataaaaACATGGataccgactttcgtttatgttgcacaagtcCTCCTTGGTAAGTAGATTAATgacagaaaagacccactgtggtttggCAACAAAATTCCTAATTTAAGACCAAAATTTGTTTGGTAATTTTGCTTTCCTGTATGTTCTTAGTTGGTACATAGTTCTTATGTAGTAAATAGTCGCACATGAAATCTAGAATGTATTAGCAGTTTTAACAATGAGGGCTCTGATCCGGGTGATGTCTATCAAATAATATTGTAGTTCGTGCTTTTCTCTATCTATTTTCTTGTTTGGCAACAAGGGTATTGGCCATGGGTTGCCAGTACCGTGGCCTGCCAGGCCCCCCAACTTGAACTCACTGGATCTGTTTCTGAGGggatatttaaaagctttggtgtaTTCCAGTCCTGTTGATAATGTTGATGAACTCATGGAACACATTGTGGATGGTTTTCAATGGGTTCAAAACATGCCTGGGTTACTGAATGTGTACAGTGtttgtataaaaagtaatgagactgattttttgctGATGCGACTGTACTTCACAGCACGTGTTCACCTGGGGGATTGGTGGTGGGGGGTGTCTGGCCAAAAACACGCAGTGTGCCAGTCGCCTGTGGGCTCTTGTCTTGACAGCATTGTGCGTTGAGTGGACATGTCACAAAGTCATCGCTCGTGACACAACATGCAGAAAATGATCAAGTAATATCATGCCATCAGGTTTTGTGAGAAACTAGGAAAATCGGGTACGGAATGATTGTATATGCGTCAGCAAGCTTTGGCAATGATTGCCTGTCAAAAGCCCAGGTTATCAAATGGATGAAGATCTTTAAAGAAGGCCGGGACAGCGTTGAGGATAAGGACCACTCTGGACACCCGTCAACTagcaaaactgatgaaaacattgaCTGTGTTCATGTTTTATTGAACACCAACTGTCAAATGAGTGTCAGGATGATAGCAGACGCCCTCGGACTTGATGAAATGACAGTGCACAACATCATCACCAAAAATTGTCAATGAGGAAGATCTTCACCAAGATGGTTCAAAAGATTTTGTCAGACATTCGAAAACAAGCATGTGTGGATGCCTGCCAAACAATCTGCAGGGCCTTGAAGCTGATCCTGAATCATAATGTTATCACTGGAGACAAAACCTGGGTGTTTCAGTATGACCCGGAGACAAAGCGCATGAGTGCCAAATGGCACACCACAGCATCCCCATGTTGAAAAAAGGCTCACATGAGCAAATCGAAGGTGAAAGCCATGCCGATCGTGGTTTTCAATTTCAGGGGCATGGTTCATCATGAGTTTGTGCCCCAGGGCCAAACTGTCAACAGTGCTTTTTATTGTGAAGTGCTTAAGAGACTGAAAACCAGGGTGCACTGTGTGAGGCCAGCCATCGCCAATGATTGgaagctgcatcatgacaatgcgccGAGTCACACCTGCTTCATGGTGGCCAACTACCTGGCGAAGAAAGGGATTCTAATGATTTCCCAGCGCCCCTACAGCCCAATGTGGTCCTGACAGCCTTTTTTTCCCCCTCAAAAGTAAAAACTTCCCTGAAAGGACACCATCATGGGACCCTGGAGGAGGTCCAAGCTGCCATGACAAGGGCTTTGAAGGCTATCCTGGACTCAGCATTTGTGGCAGCATTTGAAGCGTGGAAATCTCACTTGCAGTGGGTTGTTGACTCTCAAGTCAATTGAAGAGTACTAAGTGGTTGTAGCAATATCTACAATAAATTTTGATTCAAAAGCTCAGtctcattacattttatacaaaccCTGTACAGTAGTCAATGAGGTGAATTGCTGAAgcctgctggttggttggtttcggggaaggagaccagacagcgtggtcatcagtctcatcggattagggaaggatggggaaggaagtcggccgtgccctttcagaggaaccatcccggcatttgcctggagtgatttagggaaatcacggaaaacctaaatcaggatggccggacgcgggattgaaccgtcgtcctcccgaatgcgagtccagtgtctaaccactgcgccacctcgctcggtcctgaagCCTGCCTTCATGTGAATGGTGACCATGTGGAACACTTGCCATGTGTTTGTCCTTAAGGGTGTATCTATAGTTTTATCCTCAGGAACTCTGTTATAAGGTGTTCACGTACTCAGTCATATTAGGAAACCATGGATTTCCAGACCTACTTTTATTAGGGTTATATGTTTGTTTCATTCTTCTCTGCTCACTGCTCATTTGAAcctataacaaacacacacacacacacacacacacacacacacacacacacacacagtgacctgTCCTGACTTTGCATGGCTAGCACTACGTGTATATAGCCAGATGACTAAGTCTCGTGTGGTGGTGAGAAATTATATACACACACCTTCTTCATGAGATTACTCTTCACTTACAAGTAGAAAAAGATGGTAAGGACTTGAATTTGTTTGTAATtagcaataaaaaattaatttcagatgaACTTCAAGAGAAAACTGCAATAAACACACAGTAGTAATTTCCAAGGATCATAATATATATAAAGCAAGGAAAGTACCTTATATTGGCCTCCAAAAGACCACCAAAGCAACAGTGCATGCATgtcatgcaagattttcatattctcttactCTA
Protein-coding sequences here:
- the LOC124545880 gene encoding uncharacterized protein LOC124545880 — its product is MKTIDWAIYSYLESRGLTQFDHATNIEAQQQCGVTPISDKLGERRLRWYGHIMHSKVDLMARTAMHMDKMAPDLVACPKCDGWTVSSRIWNSLMPSMKMPLTDPNNNQTLLAWYKHYEEEEEEED